From Jeotgalibaca dankookensis, one genomic window encodes:
- the ruvX gene encoding Holliday junction resolvase RuvX: MRILGLDVGSKTVGVAVSDLMGWTAQGVEIIPINEAVGQFGFERLKELITIYEVDKIVIGLPKNMNNSIGPRAEASLTYGRMVEETFGLPVDFVDERLTTVQAEKMLVNEGNVSRKKRKKVIDKLAAVILLQNYLDSQ, translated from the coding sequence GTGAGAATACTGGGATTAGATGTTGGTTCAAAAACGGTTGGCGTCGCAGTTAGTGATTTAATGGGGTGGACGGCACAAGGCGTAGAAATCATTCCTATTAATGAAGCTGTAGGTCAATTTGGTTTTGAACGGTTAAAAGAACTGATTACAATCTATGAAGTTGATAAAATTGTGATCGGCTTACCAAAAAATATGAATAATTCCATTGGTCCTCGCGCCGAAGCGTCACTGACTTATGGTAGAATGGTAGAAGAAACATTTGGTTTGCCCGTTGATTTTGTCGATGAACGTTTAACAACAGTTCAAGCAGAGAAAATGTTAGTTAACGAAGGAAATGTTTCGCGTAAAAAACGTAAAAAAGTAATCGATAAACTTGCTGCGGTTATTTTGTTACAAAATTATTTAGACTCACAATAA
- a CDS encoding DUF1292 domain-containing protein: protein MTEHEHHDHEHHDHDHITIVDEQGNEELHEILFTFESEDFGKSYVLLYPAGIPEGEEIELQAFSYIENEDGTEGDLKPIETDAEWEMIEEVLNTFMTDEENEED, encoded by the coding sequence ATGACAGAACATGAACATCACGATCACGAGCATCATGATCACGACCATATTACAATTGTAGATGAACAAGGTAATGAAGAACTACACGAAATCCTATTTACATTTGAATCTGAAGATTTTGGAAAATCTTATGTTTTACTTTACCCAGCAGGAATCCCTGAAGGGGAAGAGATTGAACTTCAAGCATTTTCATATATAGAAAATGAAGATGGTACCGAAGGTGATTTAAAACCAATCGAGACGGATGCAGAATGGGAAATGATTGAAGAAGTATTGAACACATTTATGACAGATGAAGAGAACGAAGAAGACTAA